The proteins below come from a single Piscinibacter gummiphilus genomic window:
- a CDS encoding IscS subfamily cysteine desulfurase encodes MTQHFPIYMDYGATTPCDQRVVDAMIPWLREHFGNPASRSHAWGWEAEAAVEKAREQVAALIGADPREIIWTSGATESNNLALKGAAQFYKTRGKHLITVKTEHKAVLDTMRELERQGFEVTYLDVQEDGLLDLDKLKAAMRADTILVSVMYVNNEIGVIQDVAAIGTMCRERGIIFHVDAAQATGKVEIDLAKLPIDLMSLASHKTYGPKGIGALYVRRKPRVRIEAQMHGGGHERGMRSGTLPTHQIVGMGEAFRIAREEMGVESERIRMLHDRLMKGLSGIEQTFLNGHPTQRVPHNLNMSFNFVEGESLIMGIKGIAVSSGSACTSASLEPSYVLRALGRSDELAHSSLRMTIGRFTTVDEIDYVINTLKDRVAKLRELSPLWEMHKDGIDLSTIQWAAH; translated from the coding sequence ATGACCCAGCATTTCCCGATCTACATGGACTACGGCGCCACCACGCCGTGTGACCAGCGCGTGGTGGACGCGATGATTCCGTGGTTGCGCGAACATTTCGGCAACCCGGCATCGCGCAGCCATGCGTGGGGTTGGGAAGCCGAGGCTGCCGTGGAAAAGGCCCGCGAACAGGTGGCGGCGCTGATCGGTGCCGACCCCCGCGAGATCATCTGGACCTCGGGCGCCACCGAGTCCAACAACCTGGCCTTGAAGGGTGCCGCACAGTTCTACAAGACGCGCGGCAAGCACCTCATCACCGTCAAGACCGAGCACAAGGCGGTGCTCGACACCATGCGCGAGCTGGAGCGCCAGGGCTTCGAGGTGACCTACCTCGACGTGCAGGAAGACGGCTTGCTGGATCTGGACAAGCTCAAGGCCGCGATGCGCGCCGACACCATCCTCGTGTCGGTGATGTACGTGAACAACGAGATCGGCGTCATTCAAGACGTCGCCGCGATCGGCACGATGTGCCGTGAGCGCGGGATCATCTTCCACGTCGATGCGGCGCAGGCCACCGGCAAGGTCGAGATCGACCTCGCCAAGCTGCCCATCGACCTGATGAGCCTCGCCTCGCACAAGACCTATGGCCCCAAGGGCATTGGCGCGCTCTACGTGCGCCGCAAGCCCCGAGTGCGTATCGAGGCGCAGATGCACGGCGGTGGCCATGAGCGCGGCATGCGTTCGGGCACGCTGCCCACGCACCAGATCGTCGGCATGGGTGAAGCCTTCCGCATCGCCCGTGAAGAGATGGGCGTCGAGAGCGAGCGCATCCGCATGCTGCATGACCGGCTGATGAAGGGGCTCTCCGGCATCGAGCAGACCTTCCTCAACGGCCACCCGACGCAGCGTGTGCCGCACAACCTGAACATGTCGTTCAACTTCGTCGAGGGCGAGTCCTTGATCATGGGCATCAAGGGCATCGCGGTGTCGTCGGGCTCCGCCTGCACCTCGGCTAGCCTGGAGCCGAGCTACGTGCTACGTGCGCTCGGCCGCAGCGATGAACTCGCGCACTCGTCGCTGCGCATGACCATCGGTCGCTTCACGACCGTCGACGAAATCGACTACGTGATCAACACACTGAAGGACCGCGTGGCCAAGTTGCGCGAGTTGTCGCCGCTGTGGGAGATGCACAAGGACGGCATCGACCTGAGCACCATCCAATGGGCCGCTCACTGA
- the iscU gene encoding Fe-S cluster assembly scaffold IscU produces the protein MAYSEKVVDHYENPRNVGSFEKGDDSVGTGMVGAPACGDVMKLQIKVNPATGLIEDAKFKTYGCGSAIASSSLVTEWVKGKSLDEALTIKNTHIAEELALPPVKIHCSILAEDAIKAAVNDYKAKKAH, from the coding sequence ATGGCATACAGCGAAAAGGTCGTAGACCACTATGAGAACCCGCGCAACGTGGGTTCGTTCGAAAAGGGCGATGACAGCGTGGGCACCGGCATGGTCGGCGCGCCGGCCTGCGGCGACGTGATGAAGCTGCAGATCAAGGTGAACCCGGCAACGGGCCTGATCGAAGACGCGAAGTTCAAGACCTACGGATGCGGCTCGGCCATCGCCTCGAGTTCGCTCGTCACCGAATGGGTGAAGGGCAAGTCGCTCGACGAAGCGCTGACCATCAAGAACACGCACATCGCGGAAGAGCTGGCGCTGCCGCCGGTGAAGATCCACTGCTCGATCCTGGCTGAAGACGCGATCAAGGCAGCGGTGAACGACTACAAGGCGAAGAAGGCGCATTGA
- the iscA gene encoding iron-sulfur cluster assembly protein IscA: MAVTLTEAAARHVTRYLTKRGKGVGVRLGVKTTGCSGLAYKLEYADDVAPEDIVFEGHGVKVLIDPKSLPYLDGTELDFVREGLNEGFKFHNPREKDRCGCGESFRV; encoded by the coding sequence ATGGCGGTCACGCTGACGGAAGCGGCGGCACGCCATGTGACGCGCTATCTCACCAAACGCGGCAAGGGCGTCGGTGTGCGCCTCGGCGTCAAGACCACCGGCTGCTCGGGCTTGGCCTACAAGCTCGAATACGCCGATGACGTGGCACCGGAAGACATCGTCTTCGAAGGCCACGGCGTGAAGGTGCTGATCGATCCCAAGAGCCTGCCCTACCTCGACGGAACGGAGCTCGACTTCGTGCGCGAGGGACTCAACGAAGGCTTCAAGTTCCACAACCCGCGCGAGAAGGATCGCTGCGGTTGTGGCGAGTCGTTCCGGGTCTGA
- the hscB gene encoding Fe-S protein assembly co-chaperone HscB: MKLDDDDFALFGLPRRYKQERTTLDARWRELQAQVHPDKFAAEGAASKRVAMQWAVRVNEAYQRLKDPIKRAAYLCELHGVPVHSESNTSMPSGFLMQQMAWREALEEATLLSDVEALADEVNTHRREALEQLASTCDEQGDFSAAAEQVRALMFVERFADDIDQRLEALGQ; this comes from the coding sequence GTGAAGCTGGACGATGATGACTTCGCCCTGTTCGGCTTGCCGCGGCGCTACAAGCAGGAGCGCACCACGCTCGATGCACGTTGGCGTGAACTCCAGGCCCAGGTGCACCCCGACAAGTTCGCCGCCGAAGGCGCAGCGTCCAAGCGCGTGGCCATGCAGTGGGCCGTGCGCGTGAACGAGGCCTACCAGCGCCTTAAAGACCCGATCAAGCGCGCCGCCTACCTGTGCGAGCTGCACGGCGTGCCGGTGCACAGCGAGAGCAACACCTCGATGCCCTCGGGCTTTCTGATGCAGCAGATGGCCTGGCGCGAAGCTCTCGAAGAGGCCACGCTGCTGAGCGACGTGGAAGCGCTGGCCGACGAGGTCAACACCCATCGTCGCGAGGCGCTCGAGCAGCTTGCCAGCACCTGTGACGAGCAAGGTGATTTCAGCGCAGCCGCCGAGCAGGTCAGAGCCCTCATGTTCGTCGAGCGCTTTGCCGACGACATCGATCAGCGCCTGGAAGCGCTGGGACAATAA